From the genome of Ailuropoda melanoleuca isolate Jingjing unplaced genomic scaffold, ASM200744v2 unplaced-scaffold51807, whole genome shotgun sequence:
TACTATTGTTCTTAAGGGCACGGACAGCCTTCGCTCTCGAGACATTCGCTTGAGACATCACCAGTTCAATGTCTTTCACCTCCACGCCAGCTTCATCGACCTCCTCCTCTTCGCTCTCTTCCTGGACAGTTGGAGTCTGTGTGTTTTCCTGAATATTCGAGACAGCTTCCCCTTGAACCTTGAACTTCTCTGCAGCCGCCAGCTGTGCCTGCTGGGACAGATCTTCAATTTTAGCCTCCCCAAAAACTATGTATGTGTCAGATGCTGGGCTCTTGTACACATCAGGCTTTGTGATGACAAAAAGGatgttctttgattttctgaTGGTGACTCTGGTTACTCCGGTTACCTGGCGAAGCCCCAGTTTGGACATGGCCTTTCGTGCTTTTTTTTCACTCCTGCTCTGTTTCGCTTTGCTGACTGGTTCTTCGTCTATTTCGGCTGCTGCTGCAAGTTGGGCTTGCTGCGTTGCTGTGGTTGAATCTTGCTCTTCAAGCTCTGGTACAGATTCATCGCTATCAGAGTCTGTCCCCGACCCTGTCTCCACCTGTGGTTGATGGAGTTC
Proteins encoded in this window:
- the LOC117799523 gene encoding nascent polypeptide-associated complex subunit alpha-like, which translates into the protein MPGEATETVPATEQELHQPQVETGSGTDSDSDESVPELEEQDSTTATQQAQLAAAAEIDEEPVSKAKQSRSEKKARKAMSKLGLRQVTGVTRVTIRKSKNILFVITKPDVYKSPASDTYIVFGEAKIEDLSQQAQLAAAEKFKVQGEAVSNIQENTQTPTVQEESEEEEVDEAGVEVKDIELVMSQANVSRAKAVRALKNNSNDIVNAIMELTM